In Paraburkholderia bryophila, a single genomic region encodes these proteins:
- a CDS encoding GNAT family acetyltransferase, translating into MTTTSTLSIRRFDARDTDAVVALWQEAFPEYRDVTRPQRNPHLSIANKLATQPELFFVATLDERIVGTVMGGYDGHRGWLYSLAVDESLRRHGIGTRLVAHVEQVLTGLGCPKLNLQVLSAKTDIREFYEALGYRADAVISLGKRLGELAEPAAVAN; encoded by the coding sequence ATGACGACGACCTCCACGCTATCGATCCGCCGCTTCGACGCGCGCGACACCGATGCCGTGGTCGCGCTGTGGCAAGAAGCCTTCCCCGAGTATCGGGACGTGACGAGGCCGCAGCGCAACCCGCATCTGTCGATCGCCAACAAGCTGGCGACGCAACCGGAACTGTTCTTTGTCGCGACACTCGACGAGCGCATCGTCGGCACGGTGATGGGCGGCTACGACGGTCACCGAGGCTGGCTCTATTCGCTGGCCGTCGACGAATCGTTGCGACGTCACGGAATCGGTACGCGGCTGGTCGCGCACGTCGAGCAGGTATTGACCGGGCTGGGTTGCCCGAAGCTGAATCTGCAGGTGTTGTCCGCCAAGACGGATATCCGTGAGTTTTATGAGGCGCTCGGGTATCGCGCCGACGCGGTGATCAGTTTGGGCAAGCGGCTGGGCGAACTCGCGGAGCCGGCGGCGGTGGCAAACTGA
- a CDS encoding FKBP-type peptidyl-prolyl cis-trans isomerase, with protein MSIIDISEVKPGSHVTLHYRLSLADGAEVINTFTEKPATLLLGAGQLAPPLEDILLGLKVGHHSTFQLMPGQAFGPRNPELIQRVSLATLRENSMIGEDFSPGDLVEFNAPGGGRYAGVLKEVGETSALFDFNHPLAGQALAFEVKIIGIL; from the coding sequence ATGAGCATCATCGACATTTCCGAAGTGAAACCCGGTTCACACGTGACGCTTCATTACCGGCTTTCCCTTGCCGATGGCGCCGAAGTCATCAACACCTTCACTGAGAAGCCGGCCACGCTGCTGCTCGGCGCCGGTCAACTGGCGCCGCCGCTGGAAGATATTTTGCTGGGTTTGAAGGTGGGCCACCACTCGACCTTTCAGCTAATGCCCGGTCAGGCGTTCGGTCCCCGCAATCCGGAATTGATCCAGCGCGTGTCGCTGGCCACGCTGCGAGAAAACAGCATGATCGGCGAGGATTTTTCGCCCGGTGATCTGGTCGAATTTAATGCGCCGGGTGGCGGCCGCTACGCCGGCGTCCTGAAGGAGGTCGGCGAAACCTCGGCCCTGTTCGATTTCAACCACCCGCTTGCCGGCCAGGCGCTGGCGTTTGAAGTGAAAATCATCGGGATTTTGTAA
- a CDS encoding CDP-6-deoxy-delta-3,4-glucoseen reductase, translated as MAFNVTLRQSGRQFQVEQDEPVLSAALRQGIGLPYGCKNGACGSCKGTVLSGQVEQRAHSSSALSNDEKTRGMALLCCATACSDLEVDVREVAGVGDVQVKKLPCRVSAIERKADDVVVLKLQLPANERLQYLAGQYLEFILKDGKRRSYSMASAPHAEGPVELHIRHMPGGAFTDHVFNTLKERDILRFEAPLGTFFLREDSDRPIVLLASGTGFAPLKAIVEHAVFKNLDRPMTLYWGARRKKDLYLLELAEQWAREIPNFKFVPVLSEPDADDAWTGRVGFVHRAVIEDLPDLSAYQVYACGAPVMVESAQRDFTQHHGLPQDEFYADSFTSAADLANAV; from the coding sequence ATGGCATTCAACGTCACGCTCCGGCAAAGCGGCCGGCAGTTTCAGGTAGAACAGGACGAACCGGTGCTGAGCGCCGCGTTGCGCCAGGGCATCGGCCTGCCGTACGGCTGTAAGAACGGCGCTTGCGGCTCATGCAAGGGCACGGTGCTCAGCGGTCAGGTCGAACAGCGCGCGCATTCGTCGTCGGCGTTGTCGAACGACGAGAAGACTCGCGGCATGGCGCTGTTGTGCTGCGCGACCGCCTGCTCCGATCTCGAAGTGGACGTCCGCGAAGTGGCCGGTGTCGGCGACGTGCAGGTCAAGAAGCTGCCGTGCCGCGTCAGCGCGATCGAGCGCAAAGCCGACGACGTCGTCGTGCTGAAGCTGCAACTGCCCGCCAACGAACGTCTGCAATATCTGGCCGGCCAGTACCTCGAATTCATTCTGAAGGACGGCAAGCGCCGCAGCTATTCGATGGCGAGCGCGCCGCACGCGGAAGGCCCGGTCGAACTGCATATTCGCCACATGCCCGGCGGCGCATTCACCGACCACGTGTTCAACACGCTGAAAGAGCGCGACATTCTGCGCTTCGAAGCGCCGCTCGGCACGTTCTTCCTGCGTGAAGATTCCGACCGGCCGATCGTGCTGCTGGCTTCGGGCACGGGCTTCGCGCCGCTGAAGGCGATCGTCGAGCATGCGGTGTTCAAGAACCTGGATCGTCCCATGACGCTTTACTGGGGCGCACGCCGCAAGAAAGACCTGTACCTGCTCGAACTCGCCGAGCAATGGGCACGCGAGATTCCGAACTTCAAGTTCGTGCCGGTGTTGTCGGAGCCGGACGCGGACGACGCGTGGACGGGCCGCGTCGGCTTTGTGCATCGCGCGGTGATCGAAGACTTGCCCGATCTGTCGGCGTACCAGGTCTATGCCTGCGGTGCACCGGTGATGGTCGAATCGGCCCAGCGCGATTTCACCCAGCATCACGGCCTGCCGCAAGATGAGTTTTATGCGGACTCGTTCACGAGTGCCGCGGATCTGGCGAACGCGGTTTGA
- a CDS encoding ABC transporter ATP-binding protein produces the protein MSDNIRLSVKGVNKRFGGLQALSDVGLEIKSGQIYGLIGPNGAGKTTFFNVITGLYTPDSGDFKLDGTPYTPTAVYQVAKAGIARTFQNIRLFGGMTALENVMVGRHVRTKHGLIGAVFQTPAERKEEREIKERAIELLEYVGIAQYADYTSRNLSYGHQRRLEIARALATDPKLLALDEPAAGMNATEKVDLTKLLDKIRSDGKTILLIEHDVKLVMGLCNQMTVLDYGKVIAQGLPQDVQKDPKVIEAYLGAGVH, from the coding sequence ATGAGCGACAACATTCGACTGTCGGTGAAGGGTGTCAACAAGCGCTTCGGCGGCTTGCAGGCGCTGTCCGACGTCGGGCTTGAAATCAAGTCCGGCCAGATTTACGGTTTGATCGGCCCGAACGGCGCCGGCAAGACGACGTTCTTCAACGTGATCACGGGCCTGTACACGCCGGATTCGGGCGACTTCAAGCTCGACGGCACGCCGTACACGCCCACAGCGGTCTATCAGGTGGCAAAAGCCGGTATCGCGCGCACGTTCCAGAACATCCGTCTGTTCGGCGGCATGACCGCGCTGGAAAACGTGATGGTCGGCCGTCACGTGCGCACCAAACACGGCCTGATCGGTGCGGTGTTCCAGACGCCGGCCGAACGCAAGGAAGAGCGCGAGATCAAGGAACGCGCGATCGAACTGCTGGAGTACGTCGGCATTGCGCAGTACGCGGACTACACGTCGCGCAATCTGTCGTACGGCCATCAGCGTCGTCTGGAAATTGCCCGTGCCTTGGCAACCGATCCGAAGCTGCTCGCACTGGATGAACCGGCGGCCGGCATGAACGCGACGGAAAAGGTCGATCTGACCAAGCTGCTCGACAAGATCCGCAGCGACGGCAAGACGATCCTGCTGATCGAGCACGACGTGAAACTCGTGATGGGTCTGTGCAACCAGATGACGGTGCTCGACTACGGCAAGGTAATTGCGCAAGGTCTGCCGCAAGACGTGCAGAAGGATCCGAAGGTGATCGAAGCTTATCTGGGTGCGGGAGTCCACTGA
- a CDS encoding branched-chain amino acid ABC transporter permease: MTSIQPIEPSTTLIPEKNLAKTLTVGIITAIFVIAAPMIIGAAGGNYWVRVLDFAMLYVMLALGLNVVVGFAGLLDLGYIAFYAVGAYTAALLSSPHLSSQFEWIAHLAPNGLHVPFLLIVPCAMAVAAFFGVILGAPTLRLRGDYLAIVTLGFGEIVRIFLNNLDRPVNITNGPKGITAIDPVHFGDFSLAQTHTLFGFQFPTVYSYYYLFVIAALAVIWVCTRLQHSRIGRAWAAIREDEIAAKAMGINTRNVKLLAFAMGASFGGLSGAMFGSFQGFVSPESFTLPESIVVLACVVLGGMGHIPGVILGAVLLAVLPEFLRSTMGPLQNMVFGHEIVDTEVIRQLVYALAMVLIMLYRSEGLWPSPKHEDKIAKLTKRGGKKPVRA; this comes from the coding sequence ATGACCTCAATTCAACCGATCGAGCCGTCCACGACGCTCATCCCTGAAAAGAACCTGGCCAAGACATTGACGGTCGGCATCATCACCGCGATCTTCGTGATCGCCGCGCCGATGATCATCGGCGCGGCTGGCGGCAACTACTGGGTCCGCGTGCTCGACTTCGCGATGCTGTACGTGATGCTCGCGCTCGGCCTCAATGTGGTGGTCGGCTTTGCCGGCCTGCTGGATTTGGGCTACATCGCGTTCTACGCGGTCGGCGCCTACACGGCCGCTCTGCTGAGTTCGCCGCACCTGTCGTCGCAGTTCGAGTGGATCGCGCATCTCGCGCCGAACGGGCTGCATGTGCCGTTCCTGCTCATCGTGCCGTGCGCGATGGCTGTCGCCGCGTTCTTCGGCGTGATTCTCGGCGCACCGACGCTGCGTCTGCGGGGCGATTACCTCGCCATCGTGACGTTGGGCTTCGGGGAAATCGTGCGGATCTTCCTGAACAACCTCGACCGTCCGGTGAACATCACCAACGGCCCGAAGGGGATCACGGCGATCGACCCGGTGCATTTCGGCGACTTCAGCCTCGCGCAAACGCACACGCTGTTCGGCTTCCAGTTCCCCACGGTGTACTCGTACTACTACCTGTTCGTGATCGCAGCGTTGGCCGTGATCTGGGTGTGTACGCGTTTGCAGCACTCGCGTATCGGCCGTGCATGGGCCGCGATCCGCGAAGACGAAATCGCCGCCAAGGCGATGGGCATCAACACCCGCAACGTGAAGTTGCTGGCGTTCGCGATGGGCGCGTCGTTCGGCGGTTTGTCGGGCGCGATGTTCGGCTCGTTCCAGGGCTTCGTGTCGCCGGAATCGTTCACGCTGCCGGAATCGATCGTGGTGCTGGCGTGCGTGGTGCTGGGCGGTATGGGCCATATCCCGGGCGTGATTCTCGGCGCGGTGCTGCTCGCGGTGCTGCCGGAATTCCTGCGTTCGACCATGGGTCCGCTGCAGAACATGGTCTTCGGTCATGAAATCGTCGACACGGAAGTGATCCGTCAGTTGGTCTACGCACTCGCCATGGTGCTGATCATGCTGTATCGCTCGGAAGGTTTGTGGCCATCGCCCAAGCATGAAGACAAGATTGCGAAACTGACGAAGCGTGGCGGCAAGAAGCCGGTTCGCGCCTAA
- the ispH gene encoding 4-hydroxy-3-methylbut-2-enyl diphosphate reductase, with the protein MSITDTTLAETEILLAQPRGFCAGVDRAIEIVERAIKLHGSPIYVRHEIVHNAYVVEDLRKKGAIFIERLEEVPAGNTVIFSAHGVSKAVRSEAESRGLRVYDATCPLVTKVHIEVAKMRQDGFDIIMIGHKGHPEVEGTMGQAGEGMHLVEDIEDVQALQLDDPERIAFVTQTTLSVDDAAEIIRALKTKFPSIREPKKQDICYATQNRQDAVKFMAPQCDVVIVVGSPNSSNSNRLRELAEKLGVPAYMVDSPDQIDPVWVEGKRRIGVTAGASAPEVLAQAVIARLRELGVRNVRALEGIEENIAFPLPRGLGLPA; encoded by the coding sequence ATGAGCATCACGGATACGACTCTTGCCGAAACCGAGATCCTGCTGGCGCAGCCGCGCGGGTTCTGTGCCGGCGTCGATCGGGCGATCGAGATCGTCGAGCGGGCTATCAAGCTGCACGGCTCGCCGATCTACGTGCGTCACGAAATCGTCCACAACGCGTATGTCGTCGAAGATCTGCGCAAAAAGGGCGCGATTTTCATCGAACGGCTGGAAGAGGTGCCGGCCGGCAATACGGTGATCTTCAGTGCGCACGGGGTGTCGAAAGCCGTGCGTTCGGAAGCCGAGTCGCGCGGGCTGCGGGTGTACGACGCCACGTGCCCGCTCGTGACCAAGGTGCATATCGAAGTGGCGAAGATGCGCCAGGACGGTTTCGACATCATCATGATTGGCCACAAGGGGCATCCTGAAGTCGAGGGCACCATGGGCCAGGCCGGCGAGGGGATGCACCTGGTCGAAGATATCGAAGACGTGCAGGCCTTGCAGCTCGACGATCCGGAGCGGATCGCGTTCGTCACGCAAACCACGCTGTCGGTGGATGACGCCGCCGAAATCATCCGCGCGCTGAAGACCAAATTTCCGTCTATCCGTGAGCCGAAGAAGCAGGACATCTGCTACGCGACGCAAAACCGCCAGGACGCGGTCAAGTTCATGGCGCCGCAGTGCGACGTCGTGATCGTGGTCGGCAGCCCGAACAGCTCGAACTCCAACCGCTTGCGCGAACTGGCCGAAAAGCTCGGCGTACCGGCCTATATGGTGGATTCGCCGGATCAGATCGATCCGGTTTGGGTCGAGGGCAAGCGCCGTATCGGCGTGACGGCGGGCGCCTCGGCGCCGGAAGTGCTCGCTCAGGCGGTGATCGCCCGCTTGCGCGAACTCGGCGTGCGCAACGTGCGCGCGCTCGAAGGCATCGAGGAAAACATCGCGTTTCCGCTGCCGCGCGGGCTGGGTCTGCCCGCCTGA
- a CDS encoding NAD-dependent epimerase/dehydratase family protein: MKATRNFRRPRVLIVGCGDVGMRCVPLLQPRAHVFALTSHAGRCAELRAAGVTPLVGDLDQRRSLKRLAGLAPTVLHLAPPQKNGNDDLRTRALLATLGARGARALRAAAAPAVAPVGRLRRERAARAGFADFALWDGSGKANIVPDGVSRAAASRAPVRLVYASTTGVYGDCGGAWIDETRVTQATNARAKRRVSAERQLRRATARGAVRASIARIPGIYAGNRLPLARLEKRTPALIDADDVYTNHIHADDLAAILVRLATHGRPARVIHASDDSSLKMGEYFDAVADAFGVARAPRITRAQAEQAIEPTMLSFMRESRRLINRRLKTELRVQLRYPSVEDFLREVAAQA, translated from the coding sequence ATGAAAGCGACACGAAACTTCCGCCGGCCGCGCGTGTTGATCGTAGGTTGCGGCGATGTCGGCATGCGTTGCGTGCCCTTGCTGCAGCCACGTGCACACGTCTTTGCACTGACCAGCCATGCCGGGCGCTGCGCCGAACTGCGCGCCGCAGGCGTCACGCCGCTGGTCGGCGATCTGGATCAGCGCCGCAGCCTGAAACGACTCGCGGGCCTCGCGCCGACGGTGCTGCACCTTGCGCCGCCACAAAAAAATGGCAACGACGATCTGCGTACCCGCGCCTTGCTCGCGACGCTCGGCGCTCGTGGCGCCCGCGCGCTGCGCGCTGCGGCGGCGCCTGCCGTGGCGCCGGTTGGGCGGCTGCGTCGCGAACGGGCCGCGCGTGCCGGGTTTGCTGATTTTGCCCTGTGGGACGGATCCGGGAAAGCCAATATTGTACCCGACGGGGTCAGCCGTGCCGCCGCTTCGCGCGCGCCGGTCCGCCTCGTGTACGCGAGCACGACGGGCGTCTACGGCGACTGCGGCGGCGCCTGGATCGACGAGACGCGCGTCACGCAGGCGACCAATGCGCGCGCCAAACGTCGTGTGTCGGCCGAGCGGCAACTGCGGCGCGCGACCGCTCGCGGCGCGGTCCGCGCCAGCATCGCGCGGATTCCCGGCATCTATGCGGGCAACCGTCTGCCGCTCGCGCGGCTCGAAAAACGCACGCCGGCCTTGATCGATGCCGACGACGTCTACACCAACCATATCCACGCCGACGATCTCGCCGCGATCCTCGTGCGGCTCGCCACACACGGCCGGCCGGCGCGCGTGATCCACGCGAGCGACGACTCGTCGTTGAAAATGGGGGAGTACTTCGATGCGGTCGCCGATGCGTTCGGCGTCGCGCGTGCGCCGCGTATCACGCGTGCGCAGGCCGAGCAGGCGATCGAGCCGACCATGCTGTCGTTCATGCGTGAATCGAGGCGGCTGATAAACCGGCGGCTCAAGACGGAATTGCGCGTGCAATTACGCTACCCGAGCGTGGAAGATTTTCTGCGCGAGGTCGCCGCGCAAGCGTGA
- a CDS encoding branched-chain amino acid ABC transporter substrate-binding protein, which yields MRVKFAYAVSIAAAVAMLTACGKKQDGEAGAGASAAVTAAAPASEATVVKIGHAAPLTGGIAHLGKDNENGARLAVEEINTQGLTIDGHKIQLELDAQDDAADPKTGTAVAQKLVDDHVVAVVGHLNSGVSIPASKIYSDAGIVQISPSSTNPAYTQQGFKTTYRVVATDAQQGPALADYATKALGAKRIAIVDDATAYGKGLADEFAKTVQASGAKIVAREATNDRATDFRAILTKIKSVRPDVIMFGGMDATGGPFTKQAAALGIRAKILGGDGVCTDKVGELAGSAVQNLVCSEAGLALSKMDKGADFEKKYVDRFHTPVQIYAPFTYDAVYVIVDAMKRANSIEAPKVLAAMPSTDYNGVIGHIAFDDKGDLKEGAITLYDFKDGKKAVLDVVKM from the coding sequence ATGCGAGTCAAATTTGCTTACGCCGTGTCCATCGCGGCCGCGGTTGCGATGCTGACCGCGTGCGGCAAGAAACAGGATGGCGAGGCAGGAGCAGGTGCATCGGCGGCCGTGACGGCAGCGGCGCCGGCAAGCGAAGCGACGGTCGTGAAAATTGGTCATGCGGCCCCATTGACGGGCGGCATTGCGCACCTTGGCAAAGACAATGAGAACGGCGCGCGTCTGGCGGTCGAGGAAATCAACACACAGGGTTTAACGATCGACGGCCACAAGATCCAGTTGGAGCTCGACGCGCAAGACGATGCAGCGGATCCGAAAACGGGCACCGCCGTCGCGCAGAAGCTGGTCGACGATCACGTAGTCGCGGTGGTCGGGCATCTGAACTCGGGGGTGTCGATTCCGGCTTCGAAGATCTATAGCGATGCAGGCATCGTGCAGATCTCGCCGTCGTCGACGAACCCGGCCTACACGCAGCAGGGTTTCAAGACGACCTACCGGGTCGTCGCCACGGACGCGCAACAAGGTCCGGCGCTCGCCGATTACGCCACGAAGGCGTTGGGCGCCAAACGCATCGCAATAGTGGACGATGCAACCGCCTACGGTAAGGGGCTCGCGGACGAATTCGCGAAGACCGTACAGGCGAGCGGAGCGAAGATCGTCGCGCGGGAAGCGACGAACGACCGGGCCACGGATTTCCGGGCCATCCTCACAAAGATCAAGAGTGTTCGGCCGGACGTGATTATGTTCGGCGGTATGGACGCGACGGGCGGGCCGTTCACCAAACAGGCGGCGGCGCTCGGTATCAGGGCAAAAATCCTTGGCGGCGACGGTGTGTGTACCGACAAGGTGGGGGAGCTGGCGGGATCCGCCGTGCAAAACCTGGTCTGCTCGGAGGCGGGACTCGCGCTTTCGAAGATGGACAAGGGAGCGGACTTCGAAAAGAAGTACGTGGACCGCTTCCACACACCGGTGCAGATTTACGCACCGTTCACGTATGACGCTGTGTACGTGATTGTCGATGCGATGAAGCGCGCTAATTCGATCGAGGCGCCCAAGGTGCTGGCTGCGATGCCGTCCACCGATTACAACGGGGTAATCGGGCACATCGCGTTCGACGACAAGGGTGATTTGAAAGAGGGCGCCATTACGCTTTACGACTTCAAGGACGGCAAAAAAGCGGTTCTCGACGTCGTGAAGATGTGA
- a CDS encoding acetylornithine transaminase, which translates to MNFTEYPIESLMYITNRPEIVFTHGKGSWLYDNNGKRYLDFIQGWAVNSLGHCNEGMIEALNKQAKLLFNPSPAFYNEPMAQLAGLLTQHSCFDKVFFTNSGAEANEGAIKLARKWGKKFKDGAFEIITFDHSFHGRTLATMSASGKPGWDTIYAPQVPGFPKADLNDIASVEKLINAKTVAVMLEPIQGEGGVIPATPEFMKQLRALTQQHNLLLIVDEVQSGCGRAGTLFAYELSGIEPDIMTLGKGIGGGVPLAALLSKAEVAVFEAGDQGGTYNGNPLMTAVGYSVISQLVAPGFLEGVRARGEYLRAKLLELSAERGFEGERGEGLLRALLLGKDIGNQIVEKARVMQPDGLLLNAARPNLLRFMPALNVTNEEIDQMMAMLRSILDTL; encoded by the coding sequence ATGAATTTCACTGAGTACCCGATCGAGTCGCTGATGTACATCACGAACCGGCCCGAAATCGTTTTCACGCACGGCAAGGGCTCGTGGCTCTACGACAATAACGGCAAGCGATATCTGGACTTCATCCAGGGCTGGGCGGTCAATAGCCTCGGGCATTGCAACGAAGGCATGATCGAAGCGCTGAACAAGCAGGCCAAGCTGCTGTTCAATCCGTCGCCGGCGTTCTACAACGAGCCGATGGCGCAACTCGCCGGTCTGCTCACGCAACACAGCTGCTTCGACAAGGTGTTCTTCACCAACAGCGGCGCCGAAGCCAACGAAGGCGCGATCAAGCTCGCGCGCAAGTGGGGCAAGAAGTTCAAGGACGGCGCGTTCGAGATCATCACCTTCGATCACAGCTTCCACGGCCGCACGCTAGCCACCATGTCGGCCAGCGGCAAACCGGGCTGGGACACGATCTACGCACCGCAAGTGCCGGGCTTCCCGAAGGCGGATCTGAACGACATCGCGTCGGTGGAAAAGCTCATCAACGCAAAGACCGTTGCCGTGATGCTCGAACCGATTCAGGGCGAAGGCGGCGTGATTCCGGCCACCCCCGAATTCATGAAGCAATTGCGCGCGCTGACCCAACAGCACAACCTGCTGCTGATCGTCGACGAAGTGCAAAGCGGTTGCGGCCGCGCAGGCACACTGTTCGCGTACGAACTGTCGGGCATCGAGCCGGACATCATGACGCTCGGCAAGGGCATCGGCGGCGGTGTGCCGCTCGCGGCGCTGCTGTCGAAGGCGGAGGTCGCCGTGTTCGAAGCCGGCGATCAGGGCGGCACCTATAACGGCAATCCGCTGATGACCGCGGTCGGCTATTCGGTGATCTCGCAACTGGTGGCGCCGGGCTTCCTCGAAGGCGTGCGCGCGCGCGGCGAGTATCTGCGCGCGAAGCTGCTGGAGCTGTCGGCGGAACGCGGCTTTGAGGGCGAACGCGGTGAAGGCCTGCTGCGCGCGCTGCTGCTCGGCAAGGACATCGGCAACCAGATCGTCGAGAAGGCTCGTGTGATGCAACCCGACGGTCTGCTGCTGAACGCGGCGCGCCCGAACCTGCTGCGCTTCATGCCGGCACTGAACGTGACGAACGAAGAAATCGATCAGATGATGGCGATGCTGCGTTCGATTCTCGACACGCTGTAA
- a CDS encoding branched-chain amino acid ABC transporter permease translates to MDIFIQQVLNGLVLGSVYAIIALGYTMVYGILGIINFAHGDVLMVGAMVALSAIGVLQNHFPGLGNVPTLIIALIIAAIVCAAVGYTIERVAYRPLRKAPRLAPLITAIGVSILLQTLAMMIWSRNPLPFPQLLPTDPINVIKATDTTPGAVISMTEIVIIVVAFLVMAGLLLLVHKTKLGRAMRAIAENPGNASLMGVNPNFVISATFMIGSALAALAGVMIASEYGNAHFYMGFIPGLKAFTAAVLGGIGNLGGAMVGGVILGLIEQLGAGYIGNLTGGVFGSNYQDVFAFIVLIIVLVFRPSGLLGERVADRA, encoded by the coding sequence ATGGATATCTTCATCCAGCAGGTCCTCAACGGGCTGGTGCTTGGCAGCGTTTACGCCATCATCGCACTGGGCTATACGATGGTTTACGGCATCTTGGGCATCATCAACTTCGCTCACGGCGATGTGTTGATGGTGGGCGCGATGGTTGCGCTCTCAGCCATAGGCGTGCTTCAGAACCACTTCCCCGGCCTCGGCAATGTGCCGACGCTCATCATCGCGCTGATCATCGCCGCTATTGTGTGCGCGGCGGTCGGCTACACGATCGAGCGGGTGGCCTACCGGCCGTTGCGTAAAGCACCGCGTCTCGCCCCGCTGATCACCGCGATCGGCGTGTCGATCCTGCTGCAGACGCTGGCCATGATGATCTGGTCGCGCAACCCGCTGCCGTTCCCGCAGCTGCTGCCCACCGACCCGATCAACGTGATCAAGGCCACCGACACGACGCCGGGCGCCGTGATCTCGATGACTGAAATCGTGATCATCGTGGTGGCGTTCCTCGTGATGGCCGGCCTGCTGCTGCTGGTGCACAAAACCAAGCTCGGCCGCGCCATGCGTGCCATCGCCGAGAACCCGGGCAATGCCAGCCTGATGGGCGTGAACCCGAACTTCGTGATTTCGGCGACGTTCATGATCGGCTCGGCGCTCGCCGCTCTGGCCGGCGTGATGATCGCGTCCGAATACGGCAACGCGCACTTCTACATGGGCTTCATCCCCGGTTTGAAGGCCTTTACGGCGGCGGTGCTAGGCGGTATCGGCAACCTCGGCGGCGCGATGGTGGGCGGGGTGATCCTCGGCCTGATCGAGCAGTTGGGCGCCGGCTATATCGGCAACCTCACCGGTGGTGTGTTCGGCAGTAATTATCAGGACGTGTTCGCTTTCATCGTGCTGATCATTGTGCTGGTGTTCCGTCCGTCGGGTCTGCTCGGCGAACGCGTTGCGGATCGCGCCTGA
- a CDS encoding ABC transporter ATP-binding protein translates to MLKIKGLQVNYGGIQAVKGIDLDVQQGELVTLIGANGAGKTTTMKAITGLKPYTIGDIEYMGESIKGVPPHLLLKRGLAMVPEGRGIFARMSIIENMQMGAYLRTDTDGIKADVDRMFGFFPRLKERATQYAGTLSGGEQQMLAMARAIISKPKLLLLDEPSMGLSPIMVEKIFEVVRAISAEGMTVLLVEQNARLALQAANRGYVMDSGLVTMSGDAKQMLDDPKVRAAYLGE, encoded by the coding sequence ATGTTGAAAATCAAGGGCCTGCAGGTCAATTACGGCGGCATCCAGGCAGTCAAGGGCATCGACCTCGACGTGCAGCAGGGCGAGCTGGTCACGCTGATCGGCGCGAACGGTGCGGGCAAGACCACGACGATGAAGGCGATCACGGGTCTGAAGCCGTACACGATCGGCGACATCGAGTACATGGGCGAGTCGATCAAGGGCGTGCCGCCGCATCTGCTGCTCAAGCGCGGTCTGGCGATGGTGCCGGAAGGCCGCGGCATCTTCGCGCGCATGTCGATCATCGAGAACATGCAGATGGGTGCTTATCTGCGTACCGACACCGACGGCATCAAGGCGGACGTGGATCGCATGTTCGGCTTTTTCCCACGTCTGAAGGAACGGGCCACGCAGTACGCGGGCACGCTCTCCGGCGGCGAACAGCAGATGCTGGCGATGGCGCGCGCGATCATCAGCAAGCCGAAGCTGTTGTTGCTGGACGAACCGTCGATGGGTCTGTCGCCGATCATGGTCGAGAAGATCTTCGAAGTGGTGCGGGCGATCTCGGCTGAAGGCATGACCGTGCTGCTGGTCGAGCAGAACGCGCGTCTCGCGCTGCAGGCCGCGAACCGCGGCTACGTGATGGACTCGGGTCTGGTCACGATGTCGGGCGACGCGAAGCAGATGCTGGACGATCCGAAGGTGCGTGCGGCTTATCTGGGTGAGTAA